The nucleotide sequence TTTTGCCTCTTAAGCCTATAGACTGAAAACACTTTGAGAATCCCTGAATTCTCCCACTTTCTAGATCTTGTTTTCAAAAAGTATTCTATTCTCAGAAAATTCTCTCTTGCCCCATAGTAAGTGAGCATTGCTAATTAGGAATTTCTTCTTTGCAATCCTTTTGGCAGTCTTGATAATTCTTTAGGTGCTGCTTAAACCATGGAAGAAAAAGCTTGACAAGTTTAATTAAACCGCAGGAGCTTTTGATGGTATACCCTCCACTTCCTCTACAAAGAGAAGTTTGCCAATATCGCAAGTCGCAGTGGCCCTGTACTTAATAACTTGAATCACCATTTCCCTCTACTTTCTGTGTTCTGAGTTGTGCTTGCTCAGTATATGCTGAGAAATACCACCCAAATGTATTTCTGAAGCTAGCTATGTTCACAAAGAGGCAGCATTATGGGCTTAGAAATGTTGAGCAAAGAGTTGCCATCTGCCCATGCTCTAAACAGTGTATTCTGGTGCAAAATGGGCCTTCCATTTAACCCAAGTGCAGTCCAGAATTGTGTCGCTTTATATCTATGCTGTGTTTTCATCAGCCTGTGAACAGTAGAAGAAGGtccttctccaccaccaccaccactctgtccccttttattttttattttttttttatttgtcaaatCTTTATTGGGTAAGTGGGAAAGATTGGCAGGGTCCAGTTTAGTCCTTCTTGGCAGCAGCCTTCCTCATGGCAGCTAGGACGTTGCtgagctcctctctcttcctcttggccCGGATGTGAGTTCCCACCCTTTTTTTGATGAACTTAAGGGCTCTCTTATCCTTAGAGACCTTTAACAATTCCATGGCACGCCTCTCATAAGGGGCAAATCCACACACTTCCCGGATCATATCTCTCACAAACTTGGTGTGTTTGGTCAAGCGCCCACGGCGGCGGCAGTGTCGCGGCTTCGAAACGTTTTTGGTAACTTTGTGGCCCTTGTTGAGGCCCACGGCCATGGGGTATCGGATGGCCATGGCTGCGGGCGCGTAGCCCCAAAGGCAGCCGcagcagaaggaaggagagagcgtTGAActctccccttttattttttaaatttctgaagTGCAACTTGAAGCCTTGTATCAGACCCAACTTCTTGCAAAACCGTTAAGCCAGTTACCCTGCAGCccagggttttttctttcttagtaaAATTGATTGCACCGTACTATCATGATAATTGTACTGCCTGGTTGCACAGTTCTAGTTAAAGGTCAATCAGTGTTTCAACTATtaattccttctctttaaaaaaagatagctaTTTTCAATTTCACCAGGATGAAATCTGACCCAAAGTGccatttcatcctttttttcttctcatgtttTAAAACAACTCTTTTCAGATGTAAAGCCTCCATAGTAAATTTACCATACTGCTATTCTTCTTTAATTTCTCCTCAGACATctaaaaatgcaaaaatatggAATTTGAAAGTAGAAgtggcacataataaacaatgCTCAGGAAGCCA is from Trichosurus vulpecula isolate mTriVul1 chromosome 7, mTriVul1.pri, whole genome shotgun sequence and encodes:
- the LOC118857386 gene encoding 60S ribosomal protein L36; its protein translation is MAIRYPMAVGLNKGHKVTKNVSKPRHCRRRGRLTKHTKFVRDMIREVCGFAPYERRAMELLKVSKDKRALKFIKKRVGTHIRAKRKREELSNVLAAMRKAAAKKD